The Shinella zoogloeoides genome contains the following window.
ATGTTCTCCAAGGAGAAGCATTTCTATGGCGGCCACGGCATCGTCGGCGGCCAGGTGTCGCTCGGCACGGGCCTCGCCTTCGCCAACCGCTACCGCGGCAACGACAACGTCTCGCTGACCTATTTCGGCGACGGTGCGGCCAACCAGGGCCAGGTCTACGAAAGCTTCAACATGGCCGCGCTCTGGAAGCTGCCGGTCATCTACATCATCGAGAACAACCGCTACGCCATGGGCACCGCCGTTTCGCGCGCCTCGGCCCAGACGGACTTCTCCCAGCGCGGCACCTCCTTCGGCATCCCGGGCTACCAGGTCGACGGCATGGACGTTCGCGCCGTGAAGGCGGCCGCTGACGAGGCTGTGGAACATTGCCGTTCCGGCAAGGGTCCGATCATTCTCGAAATGCAGACCTATCGTTACCGCGGCCACTCCATGTCGGACCCGGCGAAGTATCGCTCGAAGGACGAAGTGCAGAAGATGCGCTCCGAGCACGACCCGATCGAGCAGGTGCGCGCGCGCCTTCTCGAAAACGGCTGGGCCAGCGAAGACGATCTCAAGCAGATCGACAAGGACATCCGTGACGTCGTCGCCGACAGCGCCGATTTCGCGCAGGCCGATCCGGAGCCGGATGCATCCGAACTCTACACCGACATCCTGCTGTAATCCGGGGAGGGACACCAATGCCAATCGAGATTCTTATGCCCGCCCTGTCTCCGACCATGGAGGAGGGCACGCTCTCCAAGTGGGTCAAGAACGAGGGTGACACCGTCAAGTCCGGCGACGTGATCGCCGAAATCGAAACCGACAAGGCGACGATGGAAGTCGAAGCCGTCGATGAAGGCGTGCTCGGCAAGATCCTGATCGCCGCCGGCACCGAGGGCGTCAAGGTCAACACCGCGATTGCCGTTCTGCTGCAGGATGGCGAAAGCGCCGATGCGGTCGCCGCACCTAAGGCCGCCGCTGCGGAAAAGCCGGCGGAAGCCGCCGCGCCTGCTCCGGCCGCTGCACCCGTTCCGGCCGCGCCGAAGGGCGAAGTCGCGTCCGATCCGGATATCCCGGCCGGCACCGAAATGGTCATGACGACGGTGCGCGAAGCGCTGCGCGACGCCATGGCGGAAGAAATGCGCCGTGACGCCGACGTCTTCGTCATGGGCGAGGAAGTGGCCGAATACCAGGGCGCCTACAAGATCACGCAGGGTCTTCTGCAGGAATTCGGCGACCGCCGCGTCATCGATACGCCGATCACCGAACACGGCTTTGCCGGCCTCGGCGTCGGCGCGGCCATGACGGGTCTGAAGCCGGTCGTGGAGTTCATGACCTTCAACTTCGCCATGCAGGCGATCGACCACGTCATCAACTCCGCCGCCAAGACGCTCTACATGTCCGGCGGCCAGATGGGTGCTCCGATCGTCTTCCGCGGCCCGAACGGCGCGGCAGCCCGCGTCGCCGCCCAGCACTCGCAGTGCTATGCGGCATGGTACAGCCATGTTCCCGGCCTCAAGGTCGTCATGCCCTACACGGCAGCCGACGCCAAGGGCCTGCTCAAGGCCGCCATCCGCGATCCGAACCCGGTCATCTTCCTGGAAAACGAAATCCTCTACGGCCAGAGCTTCGAAGTGCCGAAGATGGACGATTTCGTGCTGCCGATCGGCAAGGCCCGCATTCACAAGAAGGGCAACGACGTCACCGTCGTCTCCTTCGGCATCGGCATGACCTATGCGCTGAAGGCGATCGCCGAACTCGAGAAGGACGGCATCGACGTCGAACTGATCGACTTGCGCACCATCCGCCCGATGGACCTGCCGACCGTCATCGAATCGGTCAAGAAGACCGGCCGCCTCGTCGTCGTGGAAGAGGGCTTCCCGCAGTCTTCCGTCGGCACCGAGATCGCGACCCGCGTCATGCAGCAGGCCTTCGATTATCTCGACGCGCCGATCCTGACGATTGCCGGCAAGGACGTTCCGATGCCCTACGCCGCCAATCTGGAAAAGCTGGCGCTTCCGAATGTCGGCGAAGTCGTCCAGGCGGTCAAAACCGTCTGCTACAAGTAAGGGGAGGGTTGAGGTATGCCGATCAACATTACGATGCCGGCCCTTTCGCCCACCATGGAAGAGGGCAATCTCGCCAAGTGGCTCGTCAAGGAAGGCGACACCGTGAAATCCGGTGACGTCATCGCCGAGATCGAGACCGACAAGGCGACGATGGAAGTCGAAGCCGTCGACGAGGGCGTTGTCGCCAAGATCGTCGTGCCGGCCGGTACGGAAGGCGTGAAGGTCAACAGCCTGATCGCCATCCTCGCCGCCGATGGCGAAGACGTTGCTGCTGCCGCTGCCGGCGGTGGTAGCGCCGCCGCTCCGAAGGCGGAAGCGCCGAAGGAAGCCGAAAAGCCGGCTGCTGCTGCCGCAGCCCCGGCCGCCGCTGCGCCCGCGACGGCAACCGCCGCTGCCGGCCCGCGCGTCGGCAACGGTCTCTTCTCCTCGCCGCTCGCTCGCCGTATCGCCAAGGAAGCCGGGATCGACATTTCGGCCGTCGCCGGCTCCGGCCCGCATGGTCGCGTGGTCAAGAGCGACGTCGAGAAGGCCGTGGCCTCCGGCGGTGCCAAGCCCGCCGCTGCCGCAGCTCCGGCTGCCGCCGCCGCGTCCGCTGCTCCTGCTAGTGCGCCCAAGGGCATGTCGGAAGATGCCGTGCTCAAGCTCTTCGAGCCGGGTTCCTACGAGCTCGTGCCGCATGACGGCATGCGCAAGACCATCGCCAAGCGCCTGCAGGAATCCAAGCAGACGATCCCGCACTTCTACGTCTCGGTCGACGTCGAACTTGACGCGCTGCTCGCGCTGCGCGCCCAGCTCAACGGTTCCGCCCCGACGGACAAGGACGGCAAGCCGGGCTACAAGCTCTCGGTCAACGACATGGTGATCAAGGCCATGGCGCTCGCCCTGCGCGACGTGCCGGACGCCAACGTCTCCTGGACCGACAGCAACATGGTCAAGCACAAGCACGCGGATGTCGGCGTCGCCGTTTCCATCCCGGGCGGCCTGATCACCCCGATCATCCGCAGCGCCGAGCTGAAGACCCTCTCCACCATCTCCAATGAGATGAAGGACCTCGGCAAGCGCGCCAAGGAACGCAAGCTGAAGCCCGAGGAATATCAGGGCGGTACGACTGCGGTCTCCAACATGGGCATGATGGGTGTGAAGAACTTCGCCGCCGTCGTGAACCCGCCGCATGCGACGATCCTGGCGGTCGGCGCGGGCGAGGAGCGGGTCGTGGTCAAGAAGGGCGAGATGGTCATCGTCAATGCGATGACCGTGACGCTCTCCACCGACCATCGCTGCGTCGATGGCGCGCTCGGAGCCGAGCTTCTCGGCGCCTTCAAGCGCTACATCGAGAACCCGATGGGGATGCTCGTCTGATAGCGGGGTGCGGCCATGAAAACGGTTCTCTGCTACGGTGACAGCCTGACCTGGGGCTACAACGCGGAAACGCTCGACCGACACTCCTTCACGGATCGGTGGCCGAGCGTTCTCGCCAAGGCTCTGGGACCTGACGTCACCGTGATCGCGGAGGGACTCAATGGCCGCACCACCGCCTATGACGATCATCTGGCGGATTGCGACCGCAACGGCGCGCGCATCCTGCCGACGATCCTGCACAGCCACGATCCGATCGATCTCGTGATCATCCTGCTGGGTGCCAACGACATGAAGCCGGCCATCTGCGGCACGGCCTTCGGTTCGGTGCAGGGCATGGAGCGGCTGGTGTCGCTGGTGCGCCACCACGCCTGGTCGTTCGGTGCGGAAGAGGGGCCGGAAGTGCTGCTCGTCTCGCCGCCGCCGCTGTGCGAAACCGCCAACACCGCCTTCGCGGCGATGTTTGCCGGCGGCGTGGAGCAATCGGCCATGCTGGCGACGCTCTATGCGGACCTTGCGGACGAGACCGGCTGCGGTTTCTTCGATGCCGGCTCCGTTGCTGAAACGACGCCGCTCGACGGTGTGCATCTCGATGCGGCCAATACGCGGGCGATCGGCAAGGGTCTGGAGCCGGTCGTGCGCATGATGCTCGGACTCTAAACATATAGGACAAGACGCGGCGCTTCGTTCCCGCGCAACAAGTGAGGCAGGAAACGACATGGCTCAATCCTACGACGTCATCGTAATCGGTTCGGGTCCGGGCGGCTATATCGCCGCGATCCGCGCGGCGCAGCTCGGCCTGAAGACGGCCATCGTGGAGCGCGAGCACCTCGCCGGCATCTGCTCCAACTGGGGCTGCATTCCCACCAAGGCGCTGCTGCGCTCGGCGGAAATCTTCCATTACGCCCAGCATCCGGGCGATTACGGCATCAAGGTCGAAGGCTCGGTCACGCCGGACCTGAAGGCCATCGTCGCCCGCTCGCGCGGCATCGCCCAGCGCATGAACGGCGGCGTCGGCTTCCTGATGAAGAAGAACAAGGTCGACATCATCTGGGGCGAGGCCAAGGTCACCAAGCCCGGCGAGATCGTCGTCTCCAAGACGACCAAGGCGATCCAGCAGCCGCAGGCGCCGGTTCCGAAGAACGTCCTTCCTGAAGGCACCTACACGGCCAAGCACATCGTCATCGCCACCGGCGCACGCCCCCGCGCGCTGCCGGGCATCGAGCCGGACGGCAAGCTGATCTGGACCTATTTCGAGGCGATGAAGCCGGAAGAAATGCCGAAGTCCCTGCTCGTCATGGGTTCGGGCGCCATCGGCATCGAGTTCGCTTCTTTCTATCGCACGCTCGGCGTCGATGTGACGGTCGTTGAGGTGATGAAGTCCGTCATGCCGGTCGAGGACGTCGAAATCTCGGCGCTCGCCAAGAAGCAGTTCGAAAAGCAGGGCATGAAGATCCATCTGGAGGCCAAGGTCGCCAAGGTGGAGAAGGGCGCCAACTCCATCACCGCCCATGTCGAGATGAAGGACGGCAAGATCGAGAAGATCACCGCCGACCGCATGATCTCCGCCGTCGGCGTGCAGGCCAATATCGAGAATATCGGCCTTGAGGCGATCGGCGTGAAGACCGACCGCGGTTTCATCGCCATCGACGGCTACGGCAAGACCAACGTTCCCGGCATCTACGCCATCGGCGACGTCGCCGGCCCGCCGATGCTGGCCCACAAGGCCGAGCACGAAGCCGTCATCTGCATCGAGAAGATCGCCGGCCTGCCGAACGTGCATCCGATGGACAAGTCCAAGATCCCGGGTTGCACCTATTGTCACCCGCAGGTCGCCTCCGTGGGGCTCACGGAAGCCAAGGCCAAGGAACAGGGCCGCGACATCCGCGTCGGCCGCTTCACCTTCGCCGGCAACGGCAAGGCCGTGGCGCTGGGCGAGGACCAGGGCATGGTCAAGACGATCTTCGACAAGAAGACCGGCGAACTGCTCGGCGCGCATATGGTGGGCGCGGAAGTGACCGAGATGATCCAGGGCTTCGTCGTCGCCATGAACCTCGAAACGACCGAGGAAGAGCTGATGCACACGATCTTCCCGCATCCGACCATCTCTGAAACCATGAAGGAAAGCGTTCTCGACGCCTATGGGCGTGCACTGAACGCTTGAACGTGCTAAAGCCCGCCTCCACATGAGGCGGGCTCAATTTTTTGGGCCGTAAGACGGGCGGAAAAGCCTGCTAGGAAGTGGATAGACATGGTCACCATTCTCGACCGCACCAATCCTGACCCGAACGCCCCGCGCGCTCGCCACCCGGAAAAGGCCCACCGGCCGGATACCGAGGTGCTGCGCAAGCCGGAATGGATCCGCGTCAAGGCGCCGGTCTCCAAGGGCTATCAGGAAACGCGCGACCTCGTGCGCAGCCACAAGCTGGTTACGGTCTGCGAGGAAGCGGGCTGCCCGAATATCGGCGAGTGCTGGGACAAGAAGCACGCGACCTTCATGATCATGGGCGAGATCTGTACCCGCGCCTGCGCCTTCTGCAACGTGGCGACGGGCAAGCCCAATGCGCTCGACATGGAGGAGCCGGAAAACGTTGCCAAGGCCGTCAAGCAGATGGGCCTGTCGCATGTCGTCATCACCTCGGTGGACCGCGACGACCTGGAAGACGGCGGCGCCGAGCATTTCGAGAAGGTGATCTGGGCAATCCGCGCGGCTTCCCCGCTGACGACCAT
Protein-coding sequences here:
- the pdhA gene encoding pyruvate dehydrogenase (acetyl-transferring) E1 component subunit alpha, which encodes MAPRKNASTSSRKLAAKPAKKDFNGGIIADFSKEDDLKAYREMLFIRRFEEKAGQLYGMGFIGGFCHLYIGQEAVVVGMQMALKEGDQVITGYRDHGHMLACGMNARGVMAELTGRRGGLSKGKGGSMHMFSKEKHFYGGHGIVGGQVSLGTGLAFANRYRGNDNVSLTYFGDGAANQGQVYESFNMAALWKLPVIYIIENNRYAMGTAVSRASAQTDFSQRGTSFGIPGYQVDGMDVRAVKAAADEAVEHCRSGKGPIILEMQTYRYRGHSMSDPAKYRSKDEVQKMRSEHDPIEQVRARLLENGWASEDDLKQIDKDIRDVVADSADFAQADPEPDASELYTDILL
- a CDS encoding SGNH/GDSL hydrolase family protein, yielding MKTVLCYGDSLTWGYNAETLDRHSFTDRWPSVLAKALGPDVTVIAEGLNGRTTAYDDHLADCDRNGARILPTILHSHDPIDLVIILLGANDMKPAICGTAFGSVQGMERLVSLVRHHAWSFGAEEGPEVLLVSPPPLCETANTAFAAMFAGGVEQSAMLATLYADLADETGCGFFDAGSVAETTPLDGVHLDAANTRAIGKGLEPVVRMMLGL
- a CDS encoding pyruvate dehydrogenase complex E1 component subunit beta — encoded protein: MPIEILMPALSPTMEEGTLSKWVKNEGDTVKSGDVIAEIETDKATMEVEAVDEGVLGKILIAAGTEGVKVNTAIAVLLQDGESADAVAAPKAAAAEKPAEAAAPAPAAAPVPAAPKGEVASDPDIPAGTEMVMTTVREALRDAMAEEMRRDADVFVMGEEVAEYQGAYKITQGLLQEFGDRRVIDTPITEHGFAGLGVGAAMTGLKPVVEFMTFNFAMQAIDHVINSAAKTLYMSGGQMGAPIVFRGPNGAAARVAAQHSQCYAAWYSHVPGLKVVMPYTAADAKGLLKAAIRDPNPVIFLENEILYGQSFEVPKMDDFVLPIGKARIHKKGNDVTVVSFGIGMTYALKAIAELEKDGIDVELIDLRTIRPMDLPTVIESVKKTGRLVVVEEGFPQSSVGTEIATRVMQQAFDYLDAPILTIAGKDVPMPYAANLEKLALPNVGEVVQAVKTVCYK
- the lpdA gene encoding dihydrolipoyl dehydrogenase; protein product: MAQSYDVIVIGSGPGGYIAAIRAAQLGLKTAIVEREHLAGICSNWGCIPTKALLRSAEIFHYAQHPGDYGIKVEGSVTPDLKAIVARSRGIAQRMNGGVGFLMKKNKVDIIWGEAKVTKPGEIVVSKTTKAIQQPQAPVPKNVLPEGTYTAKHIVIATGARPRALPGIEPDGKLIWTYFEAMKPEEMPKSLLVMGSGAIGIEFASFYRTLGVDVTVVEVMKSVMPVEDVEISALAKKQFEKQGMKIHLEAKVAKVEKGANSITAHVEMKDGKIEKITADRMISAVGVQANIENIGLEAIGVKTDRGFIAIDGYGKTNVPGIYAIGDVAGPPMLAHKAEHEAVICIEKIAGLPNVHPMDKSKIPGCTYCHPQVASVGLTEAKAKEQGRDIRVGRFTFAGNGKAVALGEDQGMVKTIFDKKTGELLGAHMVGAEVTEMIQGFVVAMNLETTEEELMHTIFPHPTISETMKESVLDAYGRALNA
- a CDS encoding pyruvate dehydrogenase complex dihydrolipoamide acetyltransferase; the encoded protein is MPINITMPALSPTMEEGNLAKWLVKEGDTVKSGDVIAEIETDKATMEVEAVDEGVVAKIVVPAGTEGVKVNSLIAILAADGEDVAAAAAGGGSAAAPKAEAPKEAEKPAAAAAAPAAAAPATATAAAGPRVGNGLFSSPLARRIAKEAGIDISAVAGSGPHGRVVKSDVEKAVASGGAKPAAAAAPAAAAASAAPASAPKGMSEDAVLKLFEPGSYELVPHDGMRKTIAKRLQESKQTIPHFYVSVDVELDALLALRAQLNGSAPTDKDGKPGYKLSVNDMVIKAMALALRDVPDANVSWTDSNMVKHKHADVGVAVSIPGGLITPIIRSAELKTLSTISNEMKDLGKRAKERKLKPEEYQGGTTAVSNMGMMGVKNFAAVVNPPHATILAVGAGEERVVVKKGEMVIVNAMTVTLSTDHRCVDGALGAELLGAFKRYIENPMGMLV